The Amycolatopsis sp. DG1A-15b genome contains the following window.
CGGACCGGGACGTCCGTGAACTCCAGCCCCTTCGGCCCGCTCTGGTGCCGGACGTAGCGGCCGCGGCGCTCCTGCATCCGCTCGAAGTCGATCCGGCCGTCCTCGCCGTAGACGACGACCTCGCCGTCCAGGTAGGCGGCGCGGCCGTCCAGCGCGGGGGCGAGCACGCCCTCGAGGTCGGTGAATTCCGCGGTGAAGTCGATGTTGTTGCGGCTGGTGAGCGCGGTCGTGCCGTCCGGGGCGATCCGCATGGCCGCCCGGTAACCGTCCAGTTTGTACTCGTAGGCCCACTCCGGGCCGCTGCGCAGCCGTCCGCCGTCGGCCTTGGCGAGCATCGGCTCCACCCAGGCCGGAACGAGCGACGCGTCGTCTGCCGCCATTCGGACCTCCGTCACCTTTCGTGCCCAAAGTACTGATCCGGCCAAAAGCAGGCCGCCCCTCCGCGGCGCGCAACCGTTGCCACGAAAGTCATTCGGCCGTGACTGTGGTCGGATTAGTACTGGTCGGCACAGTAACCCGTTCGGCCTAGATTGGCTGGGTTTGTGCAGGTGAAAGCGGCTTGAACGCCTGTTCGGCGTGCCGCTCAGGCAGGCAGGAAGTCGTCGACGGCCCGGCGGAGCGTCGCGCGCACCGTCTCGGCGTCGTCGAGTTCGCCGCCGTGCAGGGCGCCGTCGCGCAGCAGGACGAGCACGCGTGCCGCGTGGTCCGGTTCCGGGTGGCCGAGGTCCGCCGCCTGGTCGCGCAGGACGCCGAAGAACCACTGCCGGTGGTCGTCGATCACCTGGCGCACCCGGTTCTCCGGATCGGGGTACTCGGCGGCGGCGTTGAGGAACTGGCAGCCGCGGAAGTCTTCCCCGCACGTCGCGTCGCCGACCACCGCCATGGTTTCGGCCAGCGCCTCGCGCGGTGGCTTGCCCGTCCGCGCCGACTCGACGGCCGCGCGGATCTGGCGGCTGGTTTCGGCGAGGTAGGCGGCGACCAGGTCGTCCTTCGTCGGGTAGTGGCGGTAGAAGGTCGCCCGGGTCACGGCCGCCTCGGAAACCAGCCGTTCCACCCCCACGGCGTGGATGCCCTCGGCGTAGAAGAGGCGGGCGGCGGTCGCGAGCAGCCGGTCCTTCGGGTGCGGCTCGGCAGTCCTCATCCCCGCAGCTTAGAGAAAGACCGATCGTTCTGCCAGATCGGCTTCGTCACATTGCCACGGCGGGCCGGACGGTCCAGAGTGGCTAGCAGAAAGACCGATCGTTCTCCCTGAAGGAGCCAGTCATGAGCAAGCCCACCATCGTCCTGGTCCACGGCGCGTTCGCCGACTCGTCCAGCTGGACCGGGGTCGTCGCGAAGCTGCAGGAGCAGGGCTATCCGGTCCAGGCGGTGGCGAACCCGCTGCGGGGCGTCGAGTCCGACGCGGCCTACGTCGCGGACGTCGTCAACAGCGTCGAAGGCCCGGTCGTCCTGGCCGGCCACTCCTACGGCGGTGCCCTGATCACCCGCGCGGCCACCGAGACGCCGAACGTCCGCGCCCTGGTCTACATCGCCGCGTTCCAGCCGGACGCGGGCGAGAGCGTGTTCGAGCTGTCCGGCCGCTACCCGGGCGCCAAGCTCGGCCCGGAGACCACGAACGTGCTCGAGCACGACGGTCAGCCCGAGCTGTCGATCAAGCCGGCGGACTTCGCCGAGGTCTTCGCCGCCGACGTCCCCGCCGCCACCGCGGCGGTCATGGCGGTGACCCAGCGGCCGGTCGCGCAGCAGGCGCTGGCCGCGCCGTTCGAGGGCACCCCGGCGTGGACGAAGCTGCCCTCGTGGACGCTGGTCGCGAACCAGGACAACGCGATCCCGGCCAAGGCGCAGGAGTTCATGGCCGAGCGCGCGTCGTCGACGGTCCGCCGGATCGACGCCTCGCACGCGGTCGCGGTGTCCCGGCCCGAGGTCGTCGCCGAGGTCATCCTCGCCGCGGCGGCGAGCGTCGAGTGAGTCAGCGGCACAGGGCGGTCGCCTCGTCCAGGCGGGCCAGCTTCTCCGGGTTGCGCACGGCGT
Protein-coding sequences here:
- a CDS encoding TetR/AcrR family transcriptional regulator, which produces MRTAEPHPKDRLLATAARLFYAEGIHAVGVERLVSEAAVTRATFYRHYPTKDDLVAAYLAETSRQIRAAVESARTGKPPREALAETMAVVGDATCGEDFRGCQFLNAAAEYPDPENRVRQVIDDHRQWFFGVLRDQAADLGHPEPDHAARVLVLLRDGALHGGELDDAETVRATLRRAVDDFLPA
- a CDS encoding alpha/beta hydrolase, which encodes MSKPTIVLVHGAFADSSSWTGVVAKLQEQGYPVQAVANPLRGVESDAAYVADVVNSVEGPVVLAGHSYGGALITRAATETPNVRALVYIAAFQPDAGESVFELSGRYPGAKLGPETTNVLEHDGQPELSIKPADFAEVFAADVPAATAAVMAVTQRPVAQQALAAPFEGTPAWTKLPSWTLVANQDNAIPAKAQEFMAERASSTVRRIDASHAVAVSRPEVVAEVILAAAASVE